The following coding sequences lie in one Capsicum annuum cultivar UCD-10X-F1 chromosome 5, UCD10Xv1.1, whole genome shotgun sequence genomic window:
- the LOC107871771 gene encoding uncharacterized protein LOC107871771, whose protein sequence is MGELETSRGLNQELGLIKAGDTRWRSHYKSFGNFISNFASIVDVLDSLVENASPLDKKSSASGFLRSCQTSEIVFLLQLMTDILGIINDLNASLQKKEQDIVKAMILVRIAKRSEVTNDLLNGVACLNPEDSFSSFAIKKIVRIAEFYPDDFDEFKMRALENQLANYIIDVPDIDKRCSNLGGLGELSRKLVETKKHLNYSLVFLLVKFALILPIATASVERTFSAMKYIKNDLRNRMDDEFLDGCIVPYGEKSI, encoded by the exons ATGGGTGAACTAGAAACGAGTAGAGGCCTAAATCAAGAACTTGGTCTTATTAAAGCCGGTGATACTCGTTGGAGATCTCATTACAAATCGTTTGGAAACTTTATCAGTAACTTTGCCTCTATTGTTGATGTACTTGATAGTCTTGTTGAGAATGCAAGTCCTTTGGATAAAAAATCTAGTGCATCGGGATTTCTCAGAAGTTGTCAAACGTCTGAGATTGTTTTTTTGTTACAGTTGATGACTGATATATTAGGAATCATAAATGATCTTAATGCATCATTACAAAAAAAGGAGCAAGATATTGTAAAAGCCATGATTCTTGTAAGGATAGCAAAGAGAAG TGAAGTGACAAATGATTTGCTTAATGGAGTTGCTTGCTTGAATCCAGAAGATTCATTTTCTAGTTTTGCTATAAAAAAGATAGTTAGAATAGCTGAATTTTATCCAGATGACTTCGATGAATTCAAAATGAGAGCTCTTGAGAATCAACTTGCCAATTACATTATTgatgttcctgatattgataaaAGATGCTCTAATTTGGGTGGACTTGGGGAACTTTCTAGAAAGTTAGTTGAGACAAAAAAGCATTTAAACTATTCTCTTGTATTCCTTTTAGTAAAGTTTGCTTTGATTCTACCTATTGCCACTGCATCAGTTGAAAGAACTTTTTCAGCAATGAAGTACATCAAGAATGACTTGCGGAATCGAATGGACGATGAATTCTTAGATGGTTGCATAGTGCCTTATGGAGAAAAAAGTATTTAA
- the LOC107870596 gene encoding spindle and kinetochore-associated protein 1 homolog isoform X2 — protein sequence MDIKDVGSSLDSLISSFNTRISEIQQLVIARNMYPASSVSDLSAIDSAVKVLELQLQKIKIRLREETEAIPKAKLIEASLQQQKKLQHLSSVVPSYVPDRVTKTTDDSIKCLHLEPSVEDLGLVSLKLDEPAPKEKKGRASPPLFYINSDELNSVPPYMKQRITLEKVNAAINDMATYAEATSQLLTAPRKKLKENLAERAMELRDIAATEAVKGKHFFLETDIKGPSLKLDNTGKAILTVLRHLGRISETRIGHHRVILLLRPR from the exons ATGGATATCAAGGATGTGGGGTCTTCACTTGATTCCTTGATATCCTCATTCAACACTCGGATATCGGAGATTCAACAGCTTGTCATAGCTCGAAACA TGTACCCAGCAAGCAGCGTTTCAGATTTGTCAGCTATTGACTCTGCGGTGAAGGTTTTGGAGCTTCagctccaaaaaataaaaatccggCTGCGTGAAGAAACTGAAGCCATCCCCAAAGCCAAG CTAATAGAAGCGTCTCTGCAGCAGCAAAAGAAATTGCAACATTTATCTTCTGTTGTTCCATCATATGTTCCTGATAGAGTGACTAAAACAACTGATGATTCTATCAAATG TTTACATCTAGAGCCCAGTGTCGAGGATCTTGGTTTGGTTTCTCTGAAACTTGATGAACCTGCACCCAAG GAGAAAAAAGGTCGCGCCTCGCCTCCACTTTTCTACATTAATTCTGATGAACTGAATTCTGTACCACC ATATATGAAACAGCGTATAACTTTGGAAAAGGTCAATGCAGCAATAAATGACATGGCTACTTATGCTGAAGCAACTTCTCAGCTTCTCACAGCCCCTCGTAAAAAG CTCAAAGAAAATCTTGCGGAGAGAGCAATG GAATTAAGAGATATTGCCGCAACCGAAGCAGTTAAAGGAAAACATTTCTTTCTGGAAACTGACATCAAAGGGCCTTCACTGAAGCTTGACAATACAGGAAAAGCAATACTAACT GTCCTCCGGCACCTTGGTCGTATCAGTGAAACTCGAATTGGTCATCACCGTGTGATCCTTCTTTTGAGGCCTCGCTGA
- the LOC107870596 gene encoding spindle and kinetochore-associated protein 1 homolog isoform X1: MDIKDVGSSLDSLISSFNTRISEIQQLVIARNMYPASSVSDLSAIDSAVKVLELQLQKIKIRLREETEAIPKAKKLIEASLQQQKKLQHLSSVVPSYVPDRVTKTTDDSIKCLHLEPSVEDLGLVSLKLDEPAPKEKKGRASPPLFYINSDELNSVPPYMKQRITLEKVNAAINDMATYAEATSQLLTAPRKKLKENLAERAMELRDIAATEAVKGKHFFLETDIKGPSLKLDNTGKAILTVLRHLGRISETRIGHHRVILLLRPR; the protein is encoded by the exons ATGGATATCAAGGATGTGGGGTCTTCACTTGATTCCTTGATATCCTCATTCAACACTCGGATATCGGAGATTCAACAGCTTGTCATAGCTCGAAACA TGTACCCAGCAAGCAGCGTTTCAGATTTGTCAGCTATTGACTCTGCGGTGAAGGTTTTGGAGCTTCagctccaaaaaataaaaatccggCTGCGTGAAGAAACTGAAGCCATCCCCAAAGCCAAG AAGCTAATAGAAGCGTCTCTGCAGCAGCAAAAGAAATTGCAACATTTATCTTCTGTTGTTCCATCATATGTTCCTGATAGAGTGACTAAAACAACTGATGATTCTATCAAATG TTTACATCTAGAGCCCAGTGTCGAGGATCTTGGTTTGGTTTCTCTGAAACTTGATGAACCTGCACCCAAG GAGAAAAAAGGTCGCGCCTCGCCTCCACTTTTCTACATTAATTCTGATGAACTGAATTCTGTACCACC ATATATGAAACAGCGTATAACTTTGGAAAAGGTCAATGCAGCAATAAATGACATGGCTACTTATGCTGAAGCAACTTCTCAGCTTCTCACAGCCCCTCGTAAAAAG CTCAAAGAAAATCTTGCGGAGAGAGCAATG GAATTAAGAGATATTGCCGCAACCGAAGCAGTTAAAGGAAAACATTTCTTTCTGGAAACTGACATCAAAGGGCCTTCACTGAAGCTTGACAATACAGGAAAAGCAATACTAACT GTCCTCCGGCACCTTGGTCGTATCAGTGAAACTCGAATTGGTCATCACCGTGTGATCCTTCTTTTGAGGCCTCGCTGA